In the genome of Mucilaginibacter defluvii, one region contains:
- a CDS encoding bifunctional 3,4-dihydroxy-2-butanone-4-phosphate synthase/GTP cyclohydrolase II, whose protein sequence is MLNTIPEAIEALKNGEIIIVVDDEDRENEGDFLTAARNATPEAINFMARYGRGLICAPITAERAQELELDLMVTRNTTSHETNFTVSVDLLGHGCTTGISASDRSKTCLALIDPTIKAADLGRPGHIFPLIAKEGGVLRRAGHTEATVDLAVMAGFEPAGVICEIMTEDGEMARLPELMKMAGEFKMKIISIKDLIAYRLSTETLVTKEIAVKMPTQWGDFDMIAYTQIDTGENHMALIKGTWEPDEPVLVRVHSSCVTGDIFGSCRCDCGPQLHKAMEMIEQEGKGVIVYMNQEGRGIGLVNKLKAYHLQENGLDTVEANLELGFKMDHRDYGIGAQIIRSLGITKMRLMSNNPKKRAGLIGYGLEVVENVPIEIPANKHNEHYLRTKRDKMDHAIMRDH, encoded by the coding sequence ATGCTTAACACCATACCCGAAGCCATTGAAGCGCTTAAAAATGGCGAAATAATTATAGTTGTTGATGATGAGGACAGGGAGAACGAGGGTGACTTTTTAACCGCCGCCCGCAATGCCACCCCCGAAGCGATAAACTTTATGGCCCGTTACGGCCGGGGCCTTATCTGCGCCCCAATTACTGCCGAACGCGCGCAGGAACTGGAGCTCGACCTGATGGTTACGCGTAACACCACCTCGCACGAAACTAATTTCACCGTATCGGTTGATTTGCTGGGGCATGGTTGTACAACGGGCATATCCGCGTCTGACCGTTCAAAAACCTGTTTGGCCCTTATTGATCCGACCATAAAAGCTGCTGACCTTGGCAGACCCGGACATATATTCCCGCTGATTGCCAAGGAAGGTGGTGTACTGCGCCGTGCAGGGCATACTGAGGCTACCGTAGACCTCGCTGTGATGGCTGGTTTTGAGCCGGCAGGGGTTATCTGCGAGATAATGACCGAGGACGGTGAAATGGCCCGCTTGCCGGAGCTGATGAAGATGGCCGGGGAATTTAAAATGAAGATCATCTCCATTAAGGATTTGATCGCCTATCGCTTGAGCACCGAAACCTTAGTTACTAAGGAGATCGCCGTAAAGATGCCTACCCAGTGGGGCGACTTTGATATGATTGCTTATACACAGATAGACACCGGCGAAAACCATATGGCTTTAATAAAGGGCACGTGGGAGCCTGATGAACCGGTATTGGTACGCGTACACAGCTCATGCGTAACCGGTGATATATTCGGATCGTGCAGGTGCGATTGCGGCCCACAGCTACACAAAGCCATGGAGATGATAGAGCAGGAAGGTAAAGGCGTTATTGTATATATGAACCAGGAAGGCCGTGGCATTGGCCTGGTAAATAAATTAAAGGCTTATCACTTGCAGGAGAACGGGCTCGACACTGTTGAGGCTAACCTGGAGCTTGGCTTTAAAATGGATCACCGCGATTATGGCATAGGCGCGCAGATCATCCGCAGCCTGGGCATCACCAAAATGCGCTTAATGAGCAACAATCCCAAAAAACGTGCGGGTTTAATTGGTTATGGTTTAGAGGTGGTTGAAAATGTGCCTATTGAAATACCGGCCAACAAACATAACGAACATTACCTGCGTACCAAACGCGATAAGATGGATCACGCTATTATGCGCGATCATTAA
- a CDS encoding LptF/LptG family permease has protein sequence MKKIHLLLLKSFIRPFVVTFLIVMFVLLMLFLFKYIDDLVGKGFEWYVIAELMLYASATNVAMALPLSVLLSSIMTYGALGENYELVAIKSAGISLRRAMAPMFIVVAILAISAFVFSDYMLPVANLKYYSLLYDVRQQKSAKLLQEGVFTTNFPGAATRVMRKGKDGQTLYDIMIYQKDEKTNNMNVIMAKEGVMYRSPGDKFLVLKLKDGIRYEEKRSESNFDPRQVFVRVRFQNTEIKFDISGLNMKRTPQDEFRSAFVMMNLKQLRHYRDSTEKQVDSTVTQTYKMLSPYVKFFTLPKKSNSVKKPVAPKNNSVLGGMEINEQISTVSTALSEVRTIQDMLKQNETNSKETMKNIRRSVVEYQKKFTLSVACLVLFLIGAPLGAIIRKGGLGMPVVISVVFFLLYHIISTIGEKGVKDGAIPPAIGMWIAIFVLSPIGMFLSYKAATDSALFDMEAYKRFFNRLFKRKAA, from the coding sequence GTGAAAAAGATCCACCTTTTATTACTTAAATCATTCATCAGGCCATTTGTGGTAACATTCCTTATAGTAATGTTCGTTCTGCTGATGCTGTTTTTGTTTAAGTATATTGATGATTTGGTGGGCAAGGGTTTTGAGTGGTACGTTATTGCCGAGCTAATGCTATATGCCTCAGCCACAAACGTAGCCATGGCGCTGCCGCTGTCGGTTTTGCTTTCTTCTATCATGACGTATGGCGCACTCGGCGAAAATTATGAGCTGGTAGCCATTAAATCTGCCGGTATATCCCTGCGCCGCGCCATGGCCCCCATGTTCATCGTGGTGGCTATTTTAGCTATCAGCGCGTTCGTTTTCTCTGATTATATGCTGCCGGTAGCCAACCTCAAGTACTACTCGCTGCTGTATGATGTTCGGCAACAAAAATCAGCCAAGTTACTGCAGGAAGGTGTATTTACCACCAACTTCCCCGGTGCGGCTACCCGCGTAATGCGTAAAGGCAAGGACGGGCAAACGCTTTACGACATCATGATCTATCAAAAGGACGAAAAGACCAACAACATGAACGTCATCATGGCTAAAGAGGGCGTAATGTACCGGTCGCCGGGCGATAAATTTTTGGTGCTTAAGCTTAAGGACGGCATACGTTACGAAGAAAAACGCAGTGAAAGTAACTTCGACCCAAGGCAGGTATTTGTTCGGGTGCGTTTTCAAAATACGGAAATAAAATTCGACATCTCAGGTTTGAACATGAAACGTACCCCGCAGGACGAATTTCGGTCAGCCTTCGTGATGATGAACCTGAAGCAATTACGCCATTACCGCGATTCGACTGAAAAACAGGTGGATAGTACGGTAACGCAAACGTATAAAATGCTTTCGCCCTATGTAAAGTTTTTCACGCTGCCAAAGAAATCAAATTCAGTTAAAAAACCGGTCGCACCTAAAAATAATTCAGTTTTGGGCGGGATGGAAATTAATGAACAGATCAGTACCGTGTCCACCGCGCTAAGCGAGGTCCGTACTATACAGGACATGCTTAAGCAGAACGAAACCAACTCCAAGGAAACCATGAAGAACATTCGCCGTTCGGTGGTGGAGTACCAAAAAAAGTTCACGCTATCGGTAGCCTGCCTGGTATTATTCCTGATAGGCGCGCCACTGGGTGCCATTATCCGTAAGGGTGGTTTGGGTATGCCGGTGGTTATATCGGTTGTCTTCTTTTTGCTGTACCACATTATATCCACTATTGGCGAAAAGGGTGTAAAGGATGGCGCCATCCCGCCGGCAATAGGTATGTGGATCGCCATATTCGTGCTTTCGCCCATCGGCATGTTCCTGTCATACAAGGCTGCTACCGATTCCGCATTGTTTGATATGGAAGCTTATAAACGCTTTTTTAACCGCTTATTCAAGCGTAAGGCAGCCTAA
- a CDS encoding START-like domain-containing protein, whose protein sequence is MPDKKKFNLEYEIKSSPRILYSFISEPNGLSQWFADDVNVRDQIYTFTWDDEQQRAKLVNAKENKLVRFKWLDDEPYYFELEVVQDELTNDVALAITDFATEDSIAERRLIWDNQIDYLISVLGA, encoded by the coding sequence ATGCCCGATAAGAAGAAATTCAACCTGGAATATGAGATCAAATCATCACCCAGAATTTTATACAGTTTTATAAGCGAACCTAACGGCCTTTCACAATGGTTTGCCGATGATGTTAACGTGCGCGATCAGATCTATACCTTTACCTGGGACGACGAACAGCAACGAGCCAAACTTGTTAATGCTAAAGAGAACAAGCTGGTACGCTTTAAATGGCTCGACGATGAGCCATACTATTTTGAATTGGAAGTAGTGCAGGATGAATTGACCAATGACGTGGCCCTGGCCATTACCGATTTTGCCACCGAGGACTCAATTGCCGAGCGGCGCCTGATTTGGGATAACCAGATTGATTACCTCATAAGCGTATTAGGCGCCTGA